From Macaca fascicularis isolate 582-1 chromosome 14, T2T-MFA8v1.1, a single genomic window includes:
- the LOC135967072 gene encoding uncharacterized protein produces the protein MRVFMAEYEARPVTAPREAASPRAPGPCPGRRGQGFAQSTGAPGRRRGWVARTPGAAAGRPVGQRRRGRNNLGRSSDCDGGAGVRERGTLSPHNWAGADAAGGAGRAVPSRGPRHLLVGGTAPEARLGSARARGGPAGCSAWIRGMREKRETLSPHSKGRARLFPPLPQSAPGSSPRRLVCEQDSCENVF, from the exons ATGAGGGTCTTCATGGCTGAATATGAAGCCCGCCCAGTCACGGCCCCGCGGGAAGCCGCCTCACCCCGAGCCCCTGGCCCATGCCCCGGCCGCCGGGGCCAGGGCTTCGCGCAGAGCACGGGGGCCCCGGGACGGCGCCGAGGTTGGGTGGCTAGGACACCTGGAGCTGCGGCCGGTCGGCCAGTCGGCCAGAGGCGGCGCGGGAGAAACAACCTAGGGCGCAGCAGCGACTGCGACGGCGGTGCTGGCGTCCGGGAGCGCGGCACTTTATCACCTCACAACTGGGCGGGCGCCGACGCggcgggaggggcggggcgggccgTTCCAAGCCGCGGCCCGCGCCACTTGCTTGTGGGGGGAACAGCACCTGAGGCTCGGCTCGGCTCGGCGCGGGCCCGGGGCGGGCCAGCAGGCTGCTCAGCGTGGATCCGGGGAATGCGTGAGAAGAGAGAAACTCTGAGCCCTCATTCCAAGGGGCGCGCCCGGTTATTTCCCCCACTCCCTCAGTCCGCCCCGGGCTCTTCCCCGCGGAGATTG GTGTGTGAGCAGGACAGCTGTGAGAATGTGTTCTAG